ACCCCGGGCGTCTGGTTGAGCACATCGGCGATGCTCAACAGCCCTTGGTCTTCGATCTGCTGACGGGTGATTACGCTGACAGACTGCGGGGTCTTGCGCAGCGACAGGTTCATCTTGGTCGCCGTACTGGTTTCACCGGTGGTGTAGGACCCGGTGCCCTCAGTGGTAAGGCCCAGGGATGAGCTGTTGACCGTGGTGGCATCCAGGGTCAGGTCGGCGCCGCCCTTGTTGCCATGGATGGTCAGCACATCGCCTTGCAGGTTGTAGCGCACGCTGGTCCCGCCGAGCAGTTCGGCAATCGCCTGGGCAGGCTCCTTGGTGCCGTTCAGTGCGCGGCTTCTAAGCCCGGCGACGTCGTCGGGGCTGTAGAGAATCTGGATGTTGGCCTGGGTGCCGAACGCCTGCAGGGCGCTGGCCAGCGATTGCGCTGGAATTGCAAACGCGACCATCTGCGCATGGGCCTGGGCAGTGACAGCCAGGGCGCTGAGGCCGACCAGGCTGCTCAGTGCCAGTGGCCTGGTTAAAGTCCGACGAATCAGCAAAGCCCTGGTGAAGGGTGGCAAGCGGTATGCAGTGGTCAACGGAGGCTCCAGCGCGAAGGCAAACAAGTGAGAATGATTAGTATTTTTTGTAAGACGCTCTAGCAGGCCAAATCCGGAAAACTTTTTTCTTTTTCAAGCCATGGCACGTTCGGCCACGACTTGTCCGTTCTTCATCCGGATCAGTTGATCGGCGATATCGAAGTAACGGTCGTCGTGGGAAATGACGATGATGGTCTTGCCCAGGCGCTTGAGGTCGGGCAACAGCTCGGTGTAGAAAATGCGCCGGAACGTCGGGTCCTGGTCGGCGGCCCATTCATCGAACACCAGCACCGGGCGCTCTTCGATCCAGGCATTGACCAGGGCCAGGCGCTTGCGTTGCCCGGTCGACAGGTCGGTGGTGCTGAAGGCGCCGTCACGGATACTGACTTTGTGAGCGATCTCCAGGCGTTCCAGGTATTGCGAGGCCTGGGCAGGTACCTGCAGGCCGTCATTGACCAGGTCGTCGAACAGGTAATAGTCAGCAAAAATGGTGGTGAAGAGTTGCCGGTAGTCATCGCGGGCGCGATCGTCGATGACCTCGCCGTTGAGGCGGATCTGGCCTTGCTGTGGCGGGTAGAGCCCCAGTAACAGCTTGATCAGCGTGGTCTTGCCGCAGCCGTTTTCGCCGACGATGAAGACAATGTCGCCCTGGCGGATATCCAGGTTGACCGGCCCCAGGTGAAAGGGCGCGCAGCCGTCCCGGGTCGGGTAGCTGTGACAGACATCAAGCAGTTGCAGGCGCTCGACGCTCACTGTCGGCGCGCCCTGGTCGCTGAGCAGCAGGTGCGGCTCGGGCGATGAAAACTGCTCGGACAACTCGGCGATCCGGCGAAAGGCGATCTGCGCCCGGCTGACTATGGGCAGGGTGCTGACCAGATGCTCCAGCGGCCCCTTCATGTACAGCAACACCAGCACGAAGCCACTCATTACCGCTTTGTCGGCGCTCGGCCAGAACGACTGCAGGGCCAGGGCCAGGCCGATGACCACGAAGAACAGCATCGAGCCGAGGCTTTTGGCAATCACGAAAGTATTGATCGAGCGAATCTGGGTATTGCAGATATGCTCGGCAACCTTTTGTATCCCCGCGACGAACATGCGCTGGCGCCGGGGGCGGTGGATGCGCAGCTCCTTGGCGCCCTCGGCGATCGCACTGTAGTGTTTCTGCAGTTCATCCTCGGCTTCGCGAGCGGCCATGAAGCCCTTGATGCCACGAGCCCTGGCCACGTACTGGATCACCGTGCCGATGCCGATTGCCAGCAGCATCATGACAAACATTGGCCAGGACAGCATTGCCAGGTAACCCAGGCAGCCCAGGGTCACGGTCAGGGAAATGGCCAGGGGCGCAAAGGCGAAGGCGAACGAGCTGATGGTATCGATGTCGTGGGTCAGCACCGGAATCAAGCGATGGCTGCGGTAGCGTTCGATCTGCCCGATCGGGGCGCTGAGGACCTTTTCCCCCAGCTCCTTGCGCAGGTTGGCGATGATCTTCTGACCGATGCGGTTGCTGCCGATATCGGACAGAATCGAGCTCAGTAACGCCACCACACACAGCCCGGCGAAACTGGCAATCAGCGACGGGCCAAGGCCTTGCGGGCTGTGCAGGCCATCGTTGATGGTCGCCAGCAAGGCGGTGACACTCAAGCCACCGATCATGCCCAGGACAATCGACACGACCACCTGCGGCCAGAAAGGGCGCAACAGCGCCAACAGCTCGCGCATTGCGCCACGGTATTGCTTGCTCATGAAGGGTTCCTGGCTCAGGCGCTGGTCAGCGCAGTCGGCGCATGGGAAGTGGCAAAAGCAGGTACTGCCTGCTTGCCCAGGGTGTCGTACAGCGACTGGCCAATTTCGGCCGCGCGAATCGGCAGCACCGAGAGCAAGGTGTCGCTCAGGCCATGGGTGGCTTCACAGAAACCCTGCAAGTACACCGCGGCCTGCAGGTCGCTACTGGCCAGGGCGCGGTAGTCGCGGCCGACGCTGTAGTCCTCCAGGTAGTCTTGTAGCGGTGCCAGCAGTTCCCGGTGCGAGCGGCGCTCGTAGCCGGTGGCGAGGATCACGGCATCGTAACGATGGGTCTGCTGTTGCCCGGTCGAGAGGTCTTCCAGGGTCAGCTCGATGCCATCGGCGGTGGCAGTGGCCGCCTGCACCTGGCGGCGGCAGAGCACGGCGTGACGGAACTGATGGGCGACCTTCTGGCGATAGAGGATGCCGTAGATGCGTTCGAGCAGGTCGATATCAACGACCGAATAGTTGGTGTTGTGATATTCGTCAATCAGCTTCTTGCGCTCCGGGCTGCTCTGGTTGAACACCAGGTCGGTGTACACAGGGGCGAAGACTTCGTTGACGAAGGGGCTATCGTCGGCCGGCTTGAGCGCCGAGGCACGCACAATCATGTCGACCTTGACCGACGCAAAGCTGTCATTGAGATCGATGAAGGCTTCCGCGGCGCTTTGCCCCGAGCCGATGATCGCAATGCGCATGGGTTTGCCTTCGGTGCAGGGCAAGCCGGCCAGGCTGCTGAGGTAGCGAGAATGGTGGAAGACTCGCGGGTCGTCCTTGAAGGCCGCAAAGATGCCGGGGACTTTCGGTGTGCCGCCACTGCCGACGACCACCGAGCGGGTCAGGCGGCCATGCTCCTGGCCCTGTGCGTCACGCGAAATGACCTTCAGGTGGCGGATCCTGCCGCTGTCGAGCACCGGCTCAATGCGCAGTACTTCTTCGCCGTAGCTGGCCTGCGTGGCGAAGTGCTCGGCGGCCCAGCGCAGGTAGTCGTTGTACTCCAGGCGGCAGGGATAGAAGGTGCCGAGGTTGATGAAGTCGACCAGGCGCTGCTTCTGGTGCAGGTAATTGACGAAGCTGTAGGGGCTGGTGGGGTTGCGCAGCGACACCAGGTCCTTGAGAAAGGAGATTTGCAGTTCGCTCTGGGTCGCCAGGGTGTTGCCGTGCCAGCGGTAGTCCAGCTGCTTGTCGATGAACAGCGCATCCAGCGCGTGACCATTGGTTTGCGCGAGCTCTTCCAGGGCAATGGCCAGGGCCAGATTGGAAGGGCCGAAGCCCACGCCGACGAGGTCGTGGACCTTCTGGGGGAAATGGATCTGGCTCATGCTATCGGTTCCTTCAGTGTCGGGGCCGATAGCCTCGAAGGCGGCCCCCGGGGCTTGGGGATTACAACGATAGGACGAGTGGCTTGCGGGACAATTTAGCGCCGTTGGCCCGTCACGGTTCGCGGACCAGGCGTACGCCAATCCAGTCTCCGCGGTTGCCTGGCAGGTTGGCGTTGCGGTTGCCGGAGCGCGAGAAAATCGGCGCCTCGCCCCAGTCGTTGCCACGAATCACCACCACCTTGCAGTCGGCCTGCTGCCAGGCACTGCCGTCGTTCGGGGCGCCTTCGTAGCTGTCGTGATAACAGTCGGCGACCCATTCGTAGACGTTGCCGTGCATGTCGTACACACCAAAGGCGTTGGCCGGGTAGCTGCCCACCGGCGAGCTGAAACTGAAGCCATCCTTGGGCCCGTAGACATTGGCGTTGCGGCTGATCTGGTAGTCGCCGTCCGGGTCCATGTCGAACGGGAACGGCCCGTTGCTGCCGGCGCGGGCGGCGTATTCGCGCTGTGCTTCGCTGATCAACTGGTAGCGCTTGCCGGTCTTTTTCGTCAGCCAGTCGGCATAGGCCTGGGCATCGTGATAGCTCATGCACACCGCCGGTTGTCGCGGGCCTTGCTGGTAGCGCGGCTTGCTGGCCTTGCACTCGCGGCCCGGGCGAGTGTCGCCGTCGGCAATCTTGGCCCCGGACTCGCGCAAGTAGGCGTCCCATTCACCGGCAGTTACCTGGTAGCGGCTGACCGCGAACGGCTTGGCGAAGGTCACGGTGTGTTGCGGGCCTTCGTCGGGCTGGCGGCCGACTTCGTCGTCCGGGGTGCCCATGGTGTAACGGCCGGCCGGCAGCATGACCATTTCCGGGCAGCTGCTTTTACAGTCGCGAAAGACCTTGCCCGGTTGTACCGCGTCGGCGGCCTGGGCGCTGGCGATGCTGGTCAGCAGCGCGAGTACGGATAGCGGGTAGAGCAGTGGTGAAGACATGCGAAGGCCTTTTCAGAGTTTTTTGATCAGCAGGGCCATGGCCCGATCGATTTCCTGCTCGTTGTTGAGCAGGCCCGGAGCGAAGCGAATCACCGGGCCGACGTCGCGCGACACGGCGTCGACCATTACCCGGTTCTGCACCAGGTAGGCGGCGATGGCATCGGCGTTGCCTTCCTTGACCCTGAAGAAGGTGAAGCCCGCCGAGTGTTCGCTGCTGAGCGGGGTGACCAGTTCGATGGCCTTGTGCTCTTTGAGCCGCTGCTTGAGCAGGTCGTTGAGCTGGTGGATGCGCGCCTGGACATCGGCCTTGCCCAGTTGCAGGTGCAGCTCGAAGGCCTTGCCCAGTGCCCAGCGGTGCTCGAAGGCGTGGTAGCCGCCGGGGGTCATGATGGTGGCGAAATCTTCGTCCTCGGAGAAGGTGGCGAAGGTCGGGGTCAGGTGCTGCATCTTCTCCGAGGCGGCGCAGATGATCCCGGTACCACGCGGGCCGAACATCCATTTATGGGTGCCAGCGATGAAGTAGTCGCAGTTGAAGTCGGCGAAGGTGCTGTTCTCGACACCGAAGCCATGCACGCCGTCGACCACGTAAATGATCCGCTGGTTTTCATCGCGGTCACGGTTGTGCCGGCGCACCAGTTCGCCGATCTGCCCGACCGGCAGCTTTACGCCGCTGCCCGAGTGCACCCAGGTCATGCCCAGCACCCGGGTGTTGGGGGTGATGGCCTGGTCGATCGTGCTTAGCACCTGGTCGGTGGAAATTCCCCAGGGCTGGCTGAACAGGCGCAGCTTGCGCACCTGGGTGCCTTCGTGGCGCTGGCGAAAGGCCAGGGTGCGGTTTGTGGAATAGTGCTCGTGTTCGGTGGTGAGGATTTCCTGCTGCGGGCTGACCTGCAAGCGCCCGTAAATCATCCCCAGGCCTTCGGTGGTGCTGCCGGTCAGGGCGATCTGCCGGGGCCTGACTTGCAGGTAGCGCGCCGCCCACTGGCGGACCTCGCCTTCACGCTGCCATTCGTACTGGCTCTCCCAGTCCATGCGGCTGGCCGGGTTGCGGTCGACTTCAGCGCGGTAGTAATCGATGGCTTCCTGCACCGGGCGCGGGTGGGCAGTGACCAGGAAATTGGCAAAGTGGGCGTAGTCCGGATCCAGGGGGAACAGCTGGCGCAGGTTGCGCCATTTGTCGCTGCCGCTCAGCGGCGCGGTCGGGGTGGCCAGCGCCTCGGGTAGCAACGGCAGGCTGGCGGCGAGCAGGCCGGCCTGCTTGAGAAAGGTACGGCGATCTGTCATGGCTGGCGGCTTCCGGCTCAAGGGGTGGCGGTGGCGGCAACGGGCTGGGCAGTTTTTTGCACCTGCGCCCACACCCGCAGGAAGTTGCCGGCCCACAGCTTGCTGATGTCGGCCTCGGAGTAACCGCGGGTGAGCAGTTCGGCGGTGACGTTGCGGATCTCGCTGACATCCTTGAAACCCTCCAGGCCGCCGCCGTCGTTGAAGTCGGAGCTGATGCCGACGTGGTCGATGCCGACCTTCTTCACCGTGTAGTCGATGGCATCGACAAAGTCCTTGAGGGTGGCTTTGGGTTCTTGATCGAGGATGCCGTAGAGGCTGCTGGCGTACTCGCCAAAGCGTGCCTCGGGCCAGATGGCGATTACCGCGTCGCCGGGCATCAGGGCGTTGGCCAGGCCTTGCAGCGGTTGCAGGTCGAAGCGCAGGCGCAGGGCTTCGAGCTTGTCCAGGGTCGGCTTGCTCAGCGGTTTGAGGTACTGGCCGAAACCGACCACCTGGATGACGCCGCCGCTGTCCTTGATCAGCTGCATTTCCTTGTCGCTGAGGTTGCGCGGGATATCCACCAGCGCCCGCGGCGCCGAATGCGAGGCCACGAACGGCGCCTGGCTCAGGCGCGCGACGTCCTCCAGGGCCAGGGTCGACATCTGCGACACATCGATGATCACCCCCAGCGCGTTGAGGCGCTTGACCGCCTGCTCGCCCAGTGGCGACAGGCCGCCGAGGGCGTCGGCGGTGTCGTTGAAGAACGGCAGCGGGCGCGAGGAGTCGGCCCAATCGTTGTTGCCGGTGTAGCTGAAACCGAACATGCGCATGCCGCGCTTGGCCCACAGGTCCAGCTGTGACAGGTCGTGGCCCAGCGGGTAGGCGTTGAGCATGCTGATGAACACGGCGAACTTGCCTTCGCCATTGAGGCGCCGGAAATCATCCGGGGTATAGGCAATGCCGACCTGGTTGGGGAAGTCGCGGACCATGTTGCTGATGATCTTGTAGCGCACCTCCTGCTGGTGCCGGGCTTCGTCGACAAAGCCCGGGGTCGGGCGGTGCGGGGCATTGGCGCCGTTCCACAGCTCCGGCCAGCCGAAAATGGTCAACGCCGCACCCGACAAACGCCCTTGCCCGGCCTTGACCAGATCGAACTGGCCGTGGCCGTCCTTGTCGATCTCGTTGCCGGCGTTACCGAAGTTCAGCGGCACAGTGACATGGCTATCGAACGACAGCATGTGCTCGTGCAGGGCATTGGCCTGTTCGACGATCGGGCGCGGGTAGCCGTGCTGGGATTTGAAGTACAGGTAGCCGGCGGTGGCAGCGGCCACTGCCAGGGCCAGGGGCAGGCCGATGTAGAGGGCTTTGCGGGAACGGGATGTGGTCATTGCCATCTCGACGTTAGGCTGATCGGAGCGGTTTGCCCGGTGCACAGGCGTGCCGTGGGCAAAGCTTGGGTATCAGGAGGGACGAGTGGCGTGCGGGCAAATTTATCCGGGCGAGCGCCGGGTTCAAGTTTCAGCGTCTGCGGCCGATAGCCGGGTTAACCCCAATACCATCAGGACGATAGAAACATGGCAGGTTTTAGCGCCGTATCAATCAACGGGACCCCATTGAACAGCGGCATCAACACCGGCATCACCGTCACCGGCCAGGAAAGGCAGGCCGGGATGGAAGCGGCGGGCGCGGTCAGCGTCGACCTGTCCAAGCTGCGTGATAGCGGCAAGGCCGAAGAGGCCAAGGAAAAGGAAGAGGCCAGTGCCGGCGAAGAACCGGCGCACATCAAGCAATTGCGCGAGATGATCAAGAAAATGCAAAAGCAGTTGGCCGAGCAGCAGAAACGCTTGCAGGAAGTCCTGGCCAGCGACATGGAGCCGATCCTCAAGGCTTCCGCTGTCGCTGCCGCGCAATCGGCGGTGGGCGCGACCACGGCGTCGATCGCCAGCGCCACGGCAACGCTGCTCAAGGCGCTGACCGAAGCCGGTGGCAGCAGCTCGGGCTCGTTGGTCAGCACCAACGCCTGAAACGAAAAAGGGCCTGTGCATGCACAGGCCCTTTTGTTTTCAGTCAGCCAGTTGACGGTTCTGCGTGCGCTCTGACTTGTAGCGCATGGCCACTGCCGGGGCCGGCTTGGTGCTGCCGGTCTCAAGCCACTGGCGCATGCGGCTGGCGTCGGCAAAGTGGGTGTACTTGCCAAAGGCATCGAGGATCACCATGGCCACCGGGCGGTTGTCCATCTTGGTCAACAGCACCAGGCAGTGGCCGGCATCGTTGGTGAAGCCGGTCTTGGTCAGCTTGATGTCCCAGTTGCTCTTGTTGACCAGGTGGTCGGTGTTGCGAAAGCCCAGGGTATAGTTGGGTTTTTTGAACGCCACGGTCTGCTCGCGGGTGGTGCTCAAGCTGCTCAGCAGCGGGTAGTTGCGCGCCGCCATCAGCAGCTTGCTGAGGTCGCGGGCAGTGGAAACGTTGCTGGTCGAAAGCCCCGTCGGCTCTACATAACGGGTGTGGCTCATGCCTAATGCACGGGCCTTGGCGTTCATCGCCTTGATGAAGGCGTTGTAGCCGCCCGGGTAGTTGTGCGCCAATGTTGAGGCCGCGCGGTTTTCCGACGACATCAGGGTGATCAGCAGCATGTCCTTGCGGTTGAGCTGGCTGCCCAGCTTGACCCGCGAATACACCCCTTTCATTTCCTTGTTCTGGGCGATGGTGACCGTGAGCATCTCGTCCATGTTCTGCTTGGCGTCGAGCACCACCATGCCGGTCATCAGCTTGGTCACCGAAGCGATCGGCACCACCCGGTCAGGGTTGTTGGCGTAGAGCACCTTGTTGGTTTGCAGATCGATCAGCAGGGCGCTGCCGGAGGCCAGGTGCAATTTCGCTGGATCGCGTTGTTGCTGGGCCGGGGGTTGAGCAGCAGCGGTCGACGTGACAGTCGCAGTACCTGTGAGCAACAGCAGCAGGCTTAGAATCGAAAGGGAAGTTTTCACGTTGAGGCTCACTAGAAGTTGTTATGTCGTTGGCTGTGCAAGGGTTTTCCCCCAAAAACCGCTGCATTTTAGGAGTATGGCCTAGTTGCTGTCGATTGCCCGGACAGCGCTATCGTGCAGATGAAAAAAACTTAATCCAAGTGCCTTTCAGCGGCCCATAAAAAGCCCCGCCAAAGGGCGGGGCAAGGGGCTGTGCGGAGCAACGCACGATAAAACGGTGGGCAGGCCTCAGGCTTGCAGGCCGGGGCCCTCGAGACGCTCGGCGAGGGCCTGGGCGGCCGGCAAGGAGGTCAATGGCCCGGAAATCGCTTCGCCATTGCGCACCAGGTACCAGCAGGCCAGCAAGCCCAACTCCCTGAGCGAGGTGGGGACGGCGCTGCCGATGACGGACATGATATTGATAGGGGCCATTGGGGTTCCTCCCGTGAGTCATGGGCCTACCTTAGCGTCGAGTGCCGGGTGGTTGAAATCAACGCGCTTGATAGTGATCATCAGCCACGACAGTTCATAGCCACTCCTCACAGCACAACGCCGACGTCGGGGATATTTATAAGACTGCGGGAACCGAAAAAATCACACAGGTTCAGAGTAAAGGTTATGTAAGGGCCGATCAGCGGTCTGCGGCGGGCGAGGGCGCAGTGCCAGTCCGTTTCCTGAGGAGATTTCAATGGCAACATTTCCAGGCAAAGACACCCAGCTGTGCATCTCGTTGGCCGGGCGTCCGGGCACCTTTGGCGTGCGCTTTCACAACCATCTGTATCAGCAGCTGGATCTGGATTTCTACTACAAGGCCATGACTACCGACGACCTTCCGGCAGCCGTTGCCGGTATCCGTGCCCTGGGCATCCGCGGCTGTGGCGTGTCGATGCCTTACAAGGAAGCCTGCCTGGCCCTGGTCGACGGCATTGACCCGTCGGCGGCGGTCATCGAGTCGATCAACACCATCGTCAATACCAATGGCCACCTGGAAGGCTATAACACTGACTACCTGGCCGTGCGCCATTTGCTCCTGCGTCACCAGGTGGACCCGTCGACGGCGTTTGCCCTGCGCGGCAGCGGCGGCATGGCCAAGGCGTTGGCCAGTGCCCTGCGCGATGCCGGCTTTAGCCAGGGCATCATCGTTGCCCGCAATGAACAAGCCGGGCGGCAACTGGCCGACAGTTGCGGCTATCGCTGGCAGGCAGAGCTGGGCGACCTGTGCCCACCGATGTTGGTCAATGTCACGCCGATCGGCATGGCCGGTGGGGTTGAAGCCGAACAGTTGGCCTTCGCCCCCGAGGCGATAGCGGCGGCGCAGCGGGTATTCGATGTGGTGGCGATGCCGGCGCTGACGCCGTTGATCGTCGAAGCCCAGCGTCTGGGCATACCGGTGATTACCGGGCTGGAGGTGATTGCCTTGCAGGCGCTGGAGCAGTTCGTGCTGTACACCGGGGTACGGCCAACGGCGGAGCAGGTGGCGCGGGCAGTGGCGTTTGCCCGCGGCTGAAGGGTAAAACCTATCGCGGGGCAAGTCGGGTCGCCGCACCGCCGCTCCCACAGTGGGTCTGGTGGTACACAACCCCGCGATGCTGTTACTCGAACTGCGCCAGGCGCTCTTCCAGCGCCGCAATCCGTGCTTCCAGCGCTTCGATCCGCTCCAGCGATACCGCGCCACCGGCCGAACGCTCCGGCCCTTGCTGGCGCGCCGCCAGGATCGCCTCGATTTCGGCCGGATCGCCCAGCGCATGGGTGTAGCGATCTTCACGCTGCCCGGCCTGGCGCGGCAGGTGCAGGGCAAAACCGCGGGCGATCAGGCGCTCAAGCTGGTGCACCACCTGTTCGGCATCTTCGAACTCATGCATGCGGCTGCTACGGGTCAGCAGTTCGTTAACCGTTTGCGGCCCGCGCAGGAACATCAGCCCCAGCAGGGTTACCTGCGCCGGCACCAGCTCCAGGGCCTTGTCCACGCGCTGCTCCCAGCGGTCGGCGCGGCTGCCCATCTGCAGGCGGGTCAGGCCCTGGCCTTCGAGCGCGCGCAGGGCCTGGCCAACCTGGCCCTGGCTGAGATTGGTGACCGGCTCACGGCTGGTCTTCTGGTTGCAGGCCAGCACCAGGGCGTTGAGGGTCAGCGGGTAGGTTTCCGGGCTGGTGGCCTGTTTTTCGATCAGCGAGCCGAGCACGCGGATCTCGGTGCTGGTGAAGCGGGCGTCGGAAGCGGTTTCGTGTTCGGCGGACATGGCCCTGTCTCTATGCGAAGAAAGGCCTCTAGCCTAGGTGCGCAACAGGGTAAAACACAAGCAGCCGGTGCAGGACGCACCGGCTGCAGGTCAAGCTCAGGCGGCCTGGCGCTCTTTGGCCAGGCAGGCCGCGGCGGTGAACAGTACGTCGGTGGAGGAGTTCAGCGCGGTTTCCGCCGAGTCCTGCAGCACACCGATGATGAAACCGACGGCCACCACCTGCATGGCGATCTCGCTGGGGATGCCGAACAGGCTGCACGCCAGCGGGATCAGCAGCAGCGAGCCGCCGGCCACGCCCGAGGCGCCGCAGGCGCAGACAGCGGCGACAACGCTGAGCAGGATCGCGGTCGGGATGTCGACGGCGATGCCCAAGGTGTGCACGGCAGCCAGGGTCAGCACGGTGATGGTGGTCGCTGCGCCGGCCATGTTGATGGTCGCGCCCAGCGGGATCGACACCGAGTAGGTGTCTTCGTGCAGGCCGAGTTTCTCGCTCAGGGCCATGTTGACCGGGATGTTGGCCGCCGAGCTGCGGGTGAAGAAGGCGGTGATGCCGCTTTCACGCAGGCACAGCAGCACCAGCGGGAAAGGGTTGCGGCGAATCTTCCAGAACACGATGATCGGGTTGACCACCAGCGCCACGAACAGCATGCAGCCGATCAGCACGGCCAGCAGGTGCAGGTAACCGAGCAGGGCGTCCAGCCCGGACTGCGCCAGGGTCGAGGCGACCAGGCCGAAAATCCCCAGCGGCGCAAAGCGAATCACCACGCGTACGATCAAAGTCACGCCGTTGGACAGGTCGGCAACCACCGTGCGCGTGGTCTCCCCGGCGTGACGAATGGCCACACCCAGGCCAATGGCCCAGGCCAGGATGCCGATGAAGTTGGCGTTCATCAGCGCGCTCACCGGGTTGTCGACCACGCTCAGCAGCAGGCTTTGCAGCACTTCAGTGATGCCACCGGGAGCACTCAAGGCAACGTCCGAGGTGCTCAGCGCCAGGTTGGACGGGAAGGCCATGCTGGCAATCACTGCGACCACGGCGGCGGCGAAGGTACCGAACAGGTACAGCACCAGGATCGGACGGATATGGGTTTCGGTGCCGTGACGGTGGTTGGCGATCGAAGCCATGACCAGGATGAACACCAGGATCGGCGCCACCGCCTTGAGCGCGGAGACGAAGACCTTGCCGACGAAGCCGAGGCTTGCGGCGGTCGTGGGGGCGAACACGGCCAGGGCAATGCCGGCGGCGAGGCCGATCATGATCTGGACCACCAGGCTGGTGCGGTTCAACAGGTTTAGAACAGGGGTCATGGCAGGTGTTTCTCTGTCTTGTTCAGGGCGCGGTGGGCGAACCACGGCGCTGGAGCATGGGGCACCTGGCGGGGCAGGGCCGAGAAAAAGGGCGCGACTTTAGCACAGCAGGGCACATTTGGTGTTTGCGCTGCGTCAGACGGTAGGACGCAAGTGTAGTCTGCGCGCCCTTTGCAAACGGCGATGAACCCGCGCCGGCTACCAGTTGAACAGCTCGCGGCGGGCGCCTTCGGTAATGGCGACGATACCCGGGTGCTTGACCTTGCGCTCCACTGAAATGGCATAGAACGACTCGTTGACCGCGTCGGTCTGGCCGATCAGCTCGACGCCATACTGCTTGCAGACCTCGTCGGCGATCACGCTGGGGGCAATGAAAATGCCGCTGCCCGATTGGCCGAAGGCCTGCATCAAGGCGCTGTCGTCGAACTCACCGACAATCCGCGGCTGCAATTGCTGTTCGGCGAACCAGCGCAGCAGGCGGCTGCGCACCACGGTTTCCTGGCCGGGAATCAACAGCGGCGCGTGTTGCAGGCAGGCGGGGAAGTTGCGCCCGTACTGTTCAGCCAACGCCTGTGTGGCAAAAAAGCTGATGCCGCATTCACCCAGCTTCTGGCTGTAGCCCTTGATGTCCAGGTGGCTGGGCATGGGGCTGTCGGAAATCACCAGGTCCAGGCGCTGGATCGCCAGGTCTGCCAGCAGCCGTTCGAGCTTGTCTTCGCGGCAGCTCAGGCGCAGGGCGTCTTCCATGTCCATGGTCGGCGCCAGCAGGCGGTAGACGATGGACTTGGGCACCACATCGGCCACCCCGACCCGGAACAGTATCTGCTGTTCATCCGGCCGGGCCCGCAGCATCGCCTCGAGCTCGCCGCCAATCTGAAACATCTGCTCGGCGTAGGTCAGGGCCTGCCGGCCGCTCTCGGTCAGCTCCAGCTGG
This portion of the Pseudomonas sp. SORT22 genome encodes:
- a CDS encoding SidA/IucD/PvdA family monooxygenase, which codes for MSQIHFPQKVHDLVGVGFGPSNLALAIALEELAQTNGHALDALFIDKQLDYRWHGNTLATQSELQISFLKDLVSLRNPTSPYSFVNYLHQKQRLVDFINLGTFYPCRLEYNDYLRWAAEHFATQASYGEEVLRIEPVLDSGRIRHLKVISRDAQGQEHGRLTRSVVVGSGGTPKVPGIFAAFKDDPRVFHHSRYLSSLAGLPCTEGKPMRIAIIGSGQSAAEAFIDLNDSFASVKVDMIVRASALKPADDSPFVNEVFAPVYTDLVFNQSSPERKKLIDEYHNTNYSVVDIDLLERIYGILYRQKVAHQFRHAVLCRRQVQAATATADGIELTLEDLSTGQQQTHRYDAVILATGYERRSHRELLAPLQDYLEDYSVGRDYRALASSDLQAAVYLQGFCEATHGLSDTLLSVLPIRAAEIGQSLYDTLGKQAVPAFATSHAPTALTSA
- a CDS encoding aminotransferase class V-fold PLP-dependent enzyme, translated to MTDRRTFLKQAGLLAASLPLLPEALATPTAPLSGSDKWRNLRQLFPLDPDYAHFANFLVTAHPRPVQEAIDYYRAEVDRNPASRMDWESQYEWQREGEVRQWAARYLQVRPRQIALTGSTTEGLGMIYGRLQVSPQQEILTTEHEHYSTNRTLAFRQRHEGTQVRKLRLFSQPWGISTDQVLSTIDQAITPNTRVLGMTWVHSGSGVKLPVGQIGELVRRHNRDRDENQRIIYVVDGVHGFGVENSTFADFNCDYFIAGTHKWMFGPRGTGIICAASEKMQHLTPTFATFSEDEDFATIMTPGGYHAFEHRWALGKAFELHLQLGKADVQARIHQLNDLLKQRLKEHKAIELVTPLSSEHSAGFTFFRVKEGNADAIAAYLVQNRVMVDAVSRDVGPVIRFAPGLLNNEQEIDRAMALLIKKL
- a CDS encoding formylglycine-generating enzyme family protein — its product is MSSPLLYPLSVLALLTSIASAQAADAVQPGKVFRDCKSSCPEMVMLPAGRYTMGTPDDEVGRQPDEGPQHTVTFAKPFAVSRYQVTAGEWDAYLRESGAKIADGDTRPGRECKASKPRYQQGPRQPAVCMSYHDAQAYADWLTKKTGKRYQLISEAQREYAARAGSNGPFPFDMDPDGDYQISRNANVYGPKDGFSFSSPVGSYPANAFGVYDMHGNVYEWVADCYHDSYEGAPNDGSAWQQADCKVVVIRGNDWGEAPIFSRSGNRNANLPGNRGDWIGVRLVREP
- the pvdM gene encoding pyoverdine-tailoring dipeptidase-like protein PvdM, translated to MTTSRSRKALYIGLPLALAVAAATAGYLYFKSQHGYPRPIVEQANALHEHMLSFDSHVTVPLNFGNAGNEIDKDGHGQFDLVKAGQGRLSGAALTIFGWPELWNGANAPHRPTPGFVDEARHQQEVRYKIISNMVRDFPNQVGIAYTPDDFRRLNGEGKFAVFISMLNAYPLGHDLSQLDLWAKRGMRMFGFSYTGNNDWADSSRPLPFFNDTADALGGLSPLGEQAVKRLNALGVIIDVSQMSTLALEDVARLSQAPFVASHSAPRALVDIPRNLSDKEMQLIKDSGGVIQVVGFGQYLKPLSKPTLDKLEALRLRFDLQPLQGLANALMPGDAVIAIWPEARFGEYASSLYGILDQEPKATLKDFVDAIDYTVKKVGIDHVGISSDFNDGGGLEGFKDVSEIRNVTAELLTRGYSEADISKLWAGNFLRVWAQVQKTAQPVAATATP
- a CDS encoding cyclic peptide export ABC transporter, whose translation is MSKQYRGAMRELLALLRPFWPQVVVSIVLGMIGGLSVTALLATINDGLHSPQGLGPSLIASFAGLCVVALLSSILSDIGSNRIGQKIIANLRKELGEKVLSAPIGQIERYRSHRLIPVLTHDIDTISSFAFAFAPLAISLTVTLGCLGYLAMLSWPMFVMMLLAIGIGTVIQYVARARGIKGFMAAREAEDELQKHYSAIAEGAKELRIHRPRRQRMFVAGIQKVAEHICNTQIRSINTFVIAKSLGSMLFFVVIGLALALQSFWPSADKAVMSGFVLVLLYMKGPLEHLVSTLPIVSRAQIAFRRIAELSEQFSSPEPHLLLSDQGAPTVSVERLQLLDVCHSYPTRDGCAPFHLGPVNLDIRQGDIVFIVGENGCGKTTLIKLLLGLYPPQQGQIRLNGEVIDDRARDDYRQLFTTIFADYYLFDDLVNDGLQVPAQASQYLERLEIAHKVSIRDGAFSTTDLSTGQRKRLALVNAWIEERPVLVFDEWAADQDPTFRRIFYTELLPDLKRLGKTIIVISHDDRYFDIADQLIRMKNGQVVAERAMA